A single region of the Anomaloglossus baeobatrachus isolate aAnoBae1 chromosome 2, aAnoBae1.hap1, whole genome shotgun sequence genome encodes:
- the FABP3 gene encoding fatty acid-binding protein, heart — MVDKFLGTWRLIESKNFDEYMIRLGVGFATRQIANVTKPTTIISLDGDFIVLQTQSTFKNTEVKFKLNVEFDETTADDRKVKSLVTLEDGKLKHVQKWDGKETTLLREVHDDKLDLTLTLGEIVSRRHYEKA, encoded by the exons ATGGTGGACAAATTCCTAGGGACCTGGCGGCTGATAGAAAGCAAGAATTTCGATGAGTATATGATACGGCTTG GTGTCGGCTTTGCCACTCGACAAATTGCAAATGTTACCAAACCCACAACAATCATAAGCTTAGACGGGGACTTCATTGTGCTGCAGACACAGAGCACTTTCAAGAACACCGAGGTCAAGTTTAAGCTAAATGTGGAGTTTGATGAGACAACAGCAGATGATCGGAAGGTTAAG TCCCTGGTAACTTTGGAAGATGGGAAGCTCAAGCATGTGCAGAAGTGGGATGGGAAGGAGACCACCCTCCTAAGAGAAGTCCATGATGACAAGCTTGACTTG ACTCTTACCCTGGGAGAGATTGTCAGCAGACGTCATTATGAAAAAGCCTAA